The Mycteria americana isolate JAX WOST 10 ecotype Jacksonville Zoo and Gardens chromosome 16, USCA_MyAme_1.0, whole genome shotgun sequence DNA segment CTGCCAGCCTTCCCCTCGCTGCCCAGCCCTGATGCCCTGACGccctcctccttgctgcagcatgTCCCGCTCCTTCGGGGAGAGCTACCGCGTGGGCAGCTCCGCAGGGGACCTGGCCATCAAGGTCTTCTGTGCCTGGGACTTCAAGGTGATCCAGAGGCGCTCAGTGAAGCTGCAGCGTGAGAACATCTGCACCCAGCTGAAGgtgaggagctgggctggagtTGGCCCCTGCGTGCCCTGCGCCTGCAGTGGGCAGGCGAAGGCGTTCGCAGGAGCCAGTCCAGAcccggggctcagcacccctcTCCTACCCGCTGCACAGGGGAGCCCTGCAGCTGCAAATGCCCCCTGACCCCAGCGCTGCACCAGCGCTTTGTCCATCGGCCCTCTGGGTCCCGCCTCGGCGCAGCAGGACAAACCCTCGCTGCAGGCCCGGACCCGGAGCACGTTCAGCAGCACTGGCACTGCTCTCTTCCAGGAGCTGCTCGCAGAGCAGcggtcccgctcccgctccctgAGGCTCTGCCAGCGCCTGGGGCACACCGCTGTGCTTCTCCTGGCCTGGGCCCTCGCGCTGAGCACGGTGCTGGGCTGCGTGGTGGCTGTGCACTACTTCTCGGAGCACATGCACGCGGTGAGCGCCGCCCCTCGCCGTGGGATCTCCTGCCCTGGTGTCGGGGGACCGGGGCTGGGGTaccggggagggaggcaggagcagccctgggaggcaggggcagccccgttgcagctcccctcctgccgTCGGCGTTTGCTGCCCTCCCTGCGGGCGCCGGGCTGCCGGCAGCCGCACGCTTACCCTGGGACCCACTCGCCAGGTTCAGCAGGACCACCAAGCCCGGGGCAGCAGCAAGTGGCAGCAGGAAGCCATCCTGCTGGTCCTGCCCCTCGTGGTGTCCCTCTTCAACGCACTGATGCCCCACCTCTACAACTTGCTGGCCATGTGGGAGAAGCAGGACTCCCCCGTGGCAGAGGTCTATGTGGCGATCTGCAGGTAgctggccgggccggggcggggggagtgtCCTGCACCCCCACCTGCAGTGTGGGGGGAGGCTTCGGGGCCGAGCACCCCGTCTGCGGGGCTCCCCCTCCGTCCCCAGGGCTCAGGGGCTTCCGGCcccgctcctgctccccaggaaccTCATTCTGAAGACGGTGGTCCTCGGCCTGCTCTGCTACCAGTGGCTCAGCCGCAGAGTTGTCTGCTCGACAGAGAAGGTcagtgctgctgccctggggccgtgcagggctgggctctgcaCGGATCCGTGCGAGGAACGCGTGGCACCCATGTGAGGCGGCAGGGCCACGCCGTCCGCACTGTCCCTTGCTCAGGGAGCACGGAGCAAAGCCAAGGCTGCGGTCCCAGgaccagcaggcagcagggacaggggtCTGGCAGCACGGGGTCTGCCGGCCGGCACCGCAGGCACCATCGGCTCCTTTGCCAGAGAGAGGGGGGTGACGGAGGCCAGACAGAGGCACCCCAGACacgggtgcaggggtgcaggggaggaaAAGGCCCCACAGCCCCTCACGCCCCATGGGGGCCATGGAAAAGCCATGGGGGAGGAGAGGCCTCGTTGCACGCTTGATGCCCCCTTTGCTTGTCTCCCCAGTGCTGGGAGACATGCGTGGGGCAGGACCTGTATCGCTTCGTGGTGATGGACTTCATATTCACCCTGCTGGACACGCTCTTCGGGGAGCTGGTCTGGAGGTAACGTGCCCTGGGAGGGGTCCCCCTGCCAGCGTGGCatccccggcacggccccggctctCCGCTGCCCGGGCGGCACTGCCCTGGTGCACCCAGGCTCTGCTGCCGTCTGAGGGGGAAGATGGGCTGCCGAGCATCCCCCCCGGCGGCACGGTGGGAGCAGAGCTCCGCTCCTTCCCAGGCTGATCTTGGAAAAGAGgctgaagaggaagcagaggcCCGAGTTCGACATCGCCCGAAATGTGCTGGAGCTGATCTACGGGCAGACCCTGACCTGGTGAGATGCCGTCTTGCCTGGCGCAGCTCTGCTGGCAAACACCTCGTGGTCCCCTGTGAGCCCCACAGCTGGCAGGGACCAGGCACGGGGAGCTGCACGTTTTGCTgggagacccccccagccccgcatgGGTGGGACAAGGGAGACGGGCGGCCTGGCAGTCACAGCCCGGTGCCGGCACCTTACAGCTACAACCCACACGCTCACCCGGGAAGCCAGGCTTTGGCAAGGGGGTGAGAGCCACGGGGGGATCAGCAGCAGAGCATCCCGGCACCGGTCCAGCGTCCCCTGCCCGGCTGGTCCCCTCCGGAGCTCGGGGGAAGGGGCAAGCTCCGGTGCATGCACAGCCCCTCTCCTTTGTCCCAGACCGTGATGGCACTTGCTGCGCCAGGGGacctgctcccctccagcctgtCCGCTCGGCTGCTCAGGCCCTTGCTTTGCCACCCCCCGCCCTTCTGCAGCCCCCGGCCTCGCGCCCCCCTGCCCAAGGAGCGGATCCACACGTGTGCTGCTGCGTTCCCACTTGCAACGCTCCTGGGAGCCACAAAGGCTGCAACTGCCCCGGGGGCCGGTGAgatgccagccccagcacaggctgcGCAGCAAACCTGGCACGGGGCGTCGTGTGCTTGCTGTTTGCTTTACGAAAGCCTGACCGCAGCTGGCGACGgtgccctgccgctgcccccagctctgcccaccgCTGGCTCCCACGGGGCCCGGACGTGGGACAAGCtcatcttctcccctctctcccaggcTGGGCGTTCTCTTTGCACCACTCCTGCCGGCCGTGCAgatgctgaagctgctgctgctgttctacATCAAAAAGGTGTGAGCTGCCCCCCGCCCCATGCGTCCTCACGACGGGCAGCCCTGCGGCGACGCTGCACCCTGCCACAGTAGCACGCAGCAGAGGTGCTGCGCTGCACAGCGAGCAGCGCTGTCCTCGTGGGAGGGAGGAGGCGTTGCTGGGGACAGGGTGTCCCCGAGCCCGCTCAGCTCCCGGCGGATGGGAGGGACGGGACAGCGGGGTGGGGGCAGCTGTCCTGCTTGCGCTCCTGGGGCTGCTTCCCAGGAGACGGCAGCACGCAGGACCCTGCTCCGTGTCTGCAGACCAGCCTGATGCAGAACTGCCAGTCCCCCAGCAAGCCCTGGCAAGCATCTCGCATGAGCACCGTCTTCATCACCCTGCTGTGCTTCCCGTCCTTCCTGGGCGCAGCCATCTTCCTCTGCTACACCATCTGGTCGTGAGTACCTGCTGGACCATGGCTCGGGGCGCAGAACCGCCGGCTGCCTGGTGAAGGAGAGGGACTTGGGGAGACCATGCCTCCCCAGCCCTGACGGCACGCGGCGCGCATGGCGCCCAGCACGGGGCTGTGCAgtgctgccccaggcagggagaTGCTGCCCAGCCGCTGGCCGTTGCACAGAGCGTAGCAGCGGTTGGCCTGTGCCCACTTCTGCCAGCTGTTCCCAGCTGTTCCTGATGCAGGACAAGGGGATGAGGACCCCCTCGTCCAGCCACTGGGGATGGCTGGGGCAGGCGAGGCCTGGTCCCTGGAGGGCTGGCCATCTGAGGCCGGGCAGTGCCCTGGGCTGCCCGTTGCTCTCACCAACCCCATCGCTCTTACTGGCCCTATCGCTCTGTCTGCTCAGGGTGCGGCCGTCAGAAACCTGTGGTCCCTTCCAGGGGCTGGAAACCATCTACAAATCAGGGAAGACCTGGGTGCAAGTGCTGGAGAAGTCCAACCCCAACATCACCTGGTTCGCCTGGGTCCACCAGCACCTGGTGGAGAACACCTTCCTCCTGTTCTTCATGTCCGGGATCCTGCTGTGAGTAGGCACCCAAGCCCGAGGCTGAACCCTGGGCCCACAGTTTGGGGTCCCGCTGTCACAGCCCtgagcagggggctggggtgTCACTCCAGACCCCTGCGCCCCAGCCCAGTGCCAGCAGCGCAGCGTGCCCCAGCTTCTCGCCCCGGCTGCCACCGTCCCGTCCTGCTTGTCATTGCAGAGCCGTGATCTACTTCAACATCCAGGTGGTGAGAGGCCAGCGGAGGATCATCTGCCTGCTGAAGGAGCAGATTGCCAACGTGCGTGAGCTCCGCACGCCGCTCCCGGCCGGTCCCGGCTGCTCCACACCCTGGCCCAGCCCCGGGACTGCCAGATTCGGGCTCTAGCCCTGACAGCGTCCCACCTCGGACGTGGAAGGGCCCATCCCGCGGCCGCTCACTGCAATGTCTCTGCTGTTGCAGGAAGGGGAAGATAAAATGTTTCTCATTCAGAAGCTTCACTCAGTTTACGAGCAGAGAGAGAGACGCGCCTGAGTCCCAGGTGAGGGCTGCACGAAGGGGAGGGGCGGCAGCCAGGGCGCTCGGAGCTCGGCCGGGCACGCGGACGTTCCCCTGCTCCGTGCCGGGGCACGACAGCACGGCGCTGCCAGGGCCAACCCAGCTGCGGCAGAGCGCTGCTTGCCGGGGTGCGGGAAGGCGCAGGAGATGATGGGGCGAGCCAGCCTTTCCCAGAGGCATTTCCCCTCGCTCTGCTGGCACGGGCAGCAGCGTGGCCAGCTCAGCCGGTGGCTGGGGATGCAGGGCTGAGCACGCTGCGGAGACGCCCCGGGTGCTGGCTGCCCCGGTACCCAGCCCGTGCCGGGGGGTGCTGGATCCCTGGTGCTGCTGCGGCCCGGGGACGGcaccagctgccagcacagggacagggaaggggatggggacaggactgGGACAGGGAACAGGGAACAGGAGGGGGATGGGGACATTTAGAGagcctcctctctgctttcagcGTGGGGCAGTGGTGTCTGCCCCCGGCAGCAGACCCTCGGCGTCTCAGGGACTGAACCTCTCCTCTTGGCGTCACACTCCCCAGGAAGGAGCGGCACAGGACAGgactctgctcccagccagggacTGGATCCAGCCCTCTTTCCGAGCCATCGCAGCGTGGTGCTGGAAGAAGCAGAGCCACGGGGTGCTGGGGACGATCCTCTCCTCTGGGTTGCAGTGGCCAAGGACCCACCGGGGCACATCGTCTGGCAGCTCCGCGGGGATGCTGCGGCACAGGGACGTGGGTGCTCCCGCTGCCCGGAGCTGCTGGGGACGCGGCAGGCGCAgcaggaccagggccaggacTGCCGTCGTGTCCCAGGGCACAGCTCCACGCAGGGCTGGCTCGCCAGTAGAGCCCTTCTCCGTGGCCTTTACTGTTAGCAGAGAACAATGCTCCCTCCTGTAAACACCCCAGCCAGCCCAGGAAACAACTTGGGGCTGTTTTCAGAAGCCTTCCGGGACAGCGAAGCTTTCCGGCTGGAGAGAACCTGCAGCCCCTTTGCACTGCCCAGGAGCAGCGAGGCTGCAGCCGGCAGTTGCCGGGCACCGGCTCAGCTCCAGCCCTGTGTCCGGCTCGCCGGGAGGGGAGCAGCTGGCTGACGCCGACCCCACCAACAAGGCCACCCAGGCCCCCCCCCAGGCCAGGCAGCTCTGCGGGCATGCCGCACCCCAGCAGGACGGGCTCAGGAAAACCAGCACGGTGCTGagtgctgggctgggcagaggaaCCTGAAGGCTCTGGCTCCCCAGCCGCAGGCTGACCTGGCCCATTAAAGCGCAGCTGAGCAGGAAGGTTCCCAGCCTGTGTCTGGACCCGTCGGGCTGGAAGCAGGCAAGTGGGTTTGGCACGTTGGCGTCAGCCTTCGTTAGGGGTGGTGACTCAGCAGCCGTGGCAGGGTGTGCTCGGGCTCCTTGGCACTGCCTGGCTGCCCTGGGAAgagcccagctcagcctgcaCCACGGGAGCAAGGGCCGCTGCTGCCTCATTGCATACGGCCCTGGGAGCGGtgcggtgtccccagccccgggagccTCTCGCCATCGCAGCGCTGTGCCTGCGGCCCCAGCCCCGAGAGCCGCTTTCCACCACAGCACGCTGTCGGCGGCCCCTGGCCCGGCAAGCCCGTTGCCCCCGTGGCACGGCACCGACAGACCCAGGGAGGGTTGTGCTGTGGTGTGTGCCAGGCCCGGGCGGCCACAAGTACCCCCGTGACTTGGCACTCGTGCCGCCGGCTGAcgcagctgcctgccccgctgGGCTGAGCTGTCGGCACAGGCGCGGGATGGGTTATCTGTGTGGGCATGGTACGGGTTCTCCGCACAGACCCAGCCATTCTCTGAGCCTGAGCAAGTGCTGGAGAGCAGCCAGGGGCTGGCACTTGCTGTAGCTCATGAGATGTCCCGGACCGAGGCatccctgcagctcagcctgcccCGGCTCCCAACACCCACCCAGGTCCCCTGCAGCCTTTCCACATGTCCTCCCGGGTCACCCCACGAGGCCCGCAGGGCCAaagctgctggcaggagccccACGTGCACTCAGCCTCCGACCGGGAGGCATtaccagcccctgccctgcttaGCCTGGCCCAGGCACTgctgcaccccccagccccgctgcctgtgAGCACCACAGCCACCTCTCCTGCAGCCGCAGGTGACAGCACGGCCCCGTGACAGCACGGTCTGGCCTCTGAGGCTCCTGCTTCTCCCCTCCCGAAAAGGCTGGGGTTTCCACCCGAGCACAGGACAGCCGCCAGCCTGGACAGTAAGGTGGAGGTTTTACTGTAAAGTCCCACAGGGCTCGTTCCGCCACCAGCCCGTGACGCTGTGCTgggccctgctcccagccccacgcagggcAGCTGCTCGCCAGCCGCCGCCTTCGGTGACAAGACTCGCCTGGGCTGCCGCAGGCACCGGGGCAGGGTCGGGGTCAGCGGGGGTCTCCGAGGGCGGCCCGAAGCCACTGCAGGACGTCGGCCAGTCCGGTGCCGTCGCGGGCGCTGGTCTCCAGCATCGTGATGGGCTGCGTGGCGCAGGAGACGATGTCCTGCATGCGGAACAGCGACTTCATCTCCGCCAGCGACATGTAGCAGGGCAGGTCACTGcagccgggggggagggggctgcgttAGCCCACCGCCATGGCTCTCCTGCCTGGCCCAGCCCCTGGCTTGGGGCTCTCCGCAGGCCTGGCCGGCCCAGAGCGCGGCACAGCGCGGCTGCTGTCCCCCAGGACGCGTCAGGCTCCCTTGGGCGTCACCTGACGGAAGGGACGCAGGAGCCACCGCAGACCCTCGGCGTGCCCCCGCCCGCTGGGCTGACCCCCTCCTCACATCTTATTGAAGAGGACCAGCACGGGCACGGAGGCGAGCGGCTCTGCGGAGAGGACGGACAGCAGCTGGACGCAGGACGAGGAGACCTGGGTGGGGTTGGCGGCGTCGACCACgaactggaggaggagaagggaaagcgGCGGTGCGGGTGTGCCCgagggcggccccgggccggatCAGGGCCCGGAGGAGGGAAACCTCACAGCCAGGGCAAAGCCCAGGGGCCCGACCCCTCGCAGCGCAGCGGGGGCCGGCGCCGACCCccagccgcggggcagcccctctccctgcgcccgcgccccccccccccccccccccggccgggacCGCCCCTCGGGGCCGTGGCTCGGGACGGGGGTCCCCGCTCGGCCGCCGGGGGAGgtcccggtgccgccgccgccgctcaccaGGAGCGCGCTGCACTCGCCGTAGTAGCTGGGCCAGATGGGGCCCATGCAGCCGCCCAGCTCCCGGACCGTCACCTTCCGCGGCAGCCGCAGGTCGGTCAGGTTGGTGCCCACCTGCGGGACAGGCGGCTCGGCTGGGTGCGGCCGCACCCGCGCCCCGGAGCCCTCGGCCgcaccggggctgccggccggctcgcggcccccgccgggccctgccTACCGTGGGCAGCGTGGCGGGGGGCTCGCCCAGCTCCGCGGCCCCCTCCTCGGCGCTCAGCTGTGCCGCGGGTTAAGGACACGACGGCGcctgggaaggggatggggacaccgcccgcccgggccccccgcccccccgccgggcccgccccggtgcccccgTCCCCGTCGGATATGGCGGAGCCGCCTGGCCAGCAGGCTCttgccgccgcccgccgcccccagcagcaggcacgTGGGcgcgggccgccccgctcccgccatCCCGCCCCCGCCGGAAGCAGCCCCGCCCCCACCGGAAGGAGCCCCGCCCCTGCCGGAAGCAGGCCCGCCCCTGCCGGAAGCCGGAAGCGGAAGCGCCCGCGGAGGGGCGGTGGGGCAGGccaggccggcggcggggggacaccatggggcgcggcggcggcacctTCGAGCGGCTCCTCGGTACCGGCCGCGGCCTCCCctcggcccggcgggcggggcggggcggggcgggagccggggcgggcagcgggacgCGCCCCTCGGCCGCGCCGAGGTCCGCAGCGCCCGGCCTCGGGAgccggggcgggcccggggctgcgggccgtGCCAGGCACAGCGCTGCCCGGGCCGAGGCTCGGTGCCGCTCGGCGGGCGGTGCCGGGCCCGCAGGAGCTGGCGCGGCGGGCCCGAGGTTACCGAGCGCCCTGGGGCGTCTGAAGGGGAAGAGCTGGCGCGTCCCGGGAAGAGTCGGGGTGTTATCCTGGAGGGCTGGGGCCTGGGGCGGCTTTCCTGCGAACGCATCAGCGGCCGCGGAGCAGAGCCGAGGTCCACAGACCTGCTTCACGCAGCCTAATGCGTTTGTTCCTTGCAGATAAGGCTACGAGCCAGCTTCTGCTGGAGACGGACTGGGAATCCATCCTGCAGATCTGCGACATGATCCGTCAGGGAGACACCCAGTAAGTGCTCTGGGGCTTCTGGATGCACCATAAGCGCGGCTCTCCCTGTCTTCGCGAGGTCGAGCGTGAGGGTCTCGGCCCCGTCAGCCGGCAGTAGCACGCGTCGTGTTATCCCCTTTCAGAAGAGCACTGTAAAGGCTGCGCAGCACGCCCTGACGTGCTGAGGTCCTTCCCTGACCTCAGGAGCTGCAGGTTACCCTGGCCTGAAATCCTCAGAGAAACTCAAGCTGGAATGTGCTTATTCCTTCTCTTCCCAGTTGGCCTCGGGGCAATCGCGTAGAGCATGAGTTAACTGTACCCTTGTGTTGGGGTGGGGGTTAGCAGCTTAGCAGCAGCAGGTGGAATCTCCCCTCAGACTCTTGGTTACCTGAGGATGTGTACTCTCTTTCCTTACCCAGAGCAAAATACGCCGTCAATGCTATCAAGAAGAAGGTCAATGACAAGAATCCCCACGTGGCACTCTACGCACTGGAGGTAACGTCAGCCcaaactgccagcactgcaggggCCCGGCTCGCAGGCCGGGGAACTTCCCGTCTTTTATAAGCTTGCCTCCTGGGCTGCGCAGTCTGCACAGCGTtccctgcccggggagcggcggggtcACGGCTTGGAGTTTGTCTTCTCCTGGCTCTAGCACAGAGGTTTTGTGACTGATCGGCAGGCCGTGGTTTTCGTTCTTTAATTCAGTCTCGGAGTTAGAAACAGACAGAGCTGGAACTTGAGACAC contains these protein-coding regions:
- the ARL16 gene encoding ADP-ribosylation factor-like protein 16 isoform X1 — encoded protein: MAGAGRPAPTCLLLGAAGGGKSLLARRLRQLSAEEGAAELGEPPATLPTVGTNLTDLRLPRKVTVRELGGCMGPIWPSYYGECSALLFVVDAANPTQVSSSCVQLLSVLSAEPLASVPVLVLFNKMTSSPAPRSPSRCWRPAPATAPDWPTSCSGFGPPSETPADPDPAPVPAAAQASLVTEGGGWRAAALRGAGSRAQHSVTGWWRNEPCGTLQ
- the ARL16 gene encoding ADP-ribosylation factor-like protein 16 isoform X2, whose product is MAGAGRPAPTCLLLGAAGGGKSLLARRLRQLSAEEGAAELGEPPATLPTVGTNLTDLRLPRKVTVRELGGCMGPIWPSYYGECSALLFVVDAANPTQVSSSCVQLLSVLSAEPLASVPVLVLFNKIDLPCYMSLAEMKSLFRMQDIVSCATQPITMLETSARDGTGLADVLQWLRAALGDPR
- the TMC6 gene encoding transmembrane channel-like protein 6, translated to MSQPPAFTLRVSEDTESDGQEPSPDNEGALHTSFHQLIQEQSSLVEADLELEMQARGREHPDRLAPPDACAAAWPEPRQGEQHPGYSSASLRILASMPSRTIGRSRGAIISQYYNRTARLRRRSSRPPLQQLCRAARPSLRQYDLETDPTRATLEDKRSLLVKELLSLSPSQRSHMLLTVPLSLAEKRTLRQELSGQRGPPRQHAQHRAPPTPCGWSKDYVVLGCRDLWYRLLSLLAAAQPWHYALKQIGGRFGSSVLSYFLFLKTLLMFNIVLSFILLVFVVALQAAYPPASASPQPFTGLELLTGAGYFTHSLLYYGYYSNITLNDPCASSPNSSSCPLAAPPLPYNMPLAYVFSVGVSFLVTCVLLVYSMSRSFGESYRVGSSAGDLAIKVFCAWDFKVIQRRSVKLQRENICTQLKELLAEQRSRSRSLRLCQRLGHTAVLLLAWALALSTVLGCVVAVHYFSEHMHAVQQDHQARGSSKWQQEAILLVLPLVVSLFNALMPHLYNLLAMWEKQDSPVAEVYVAICRNLILKTVVLGLLCYQWLSRRVVCSTEKCWETCVGQDLYRFVVMDFIFTLLDTLFGELVWRLILEKRLKRKQRPEFDIARNVLELIYGQTLTWLGVLFAPLLPAVQMLKLLLLFYIKKTSLMQNCQSPSKPWQASRMSTVFITLLCFPSFLGAAIFLCYTIWSVRPSETCGPFQGLETIYKSGKTWVQVLEKSNPNITWFAWVHQHLVENTFLLFFMSGILLAVIYFNIQVVRGQRRIICLLKEQIANEGEDKMFLIQKLHSVYEQRERRA
- the ARL16 gene encoding ADP-ribosylation factor-like protein 16 isoform X3, whose amino-acid sequence is MAGAGRPAPTCLLLGAAGGGKSLLARRLRQLSAEEGAAELGEPPATLPTFVVDAANPTQVSSSCVQLLSVLSAEPLASVPVLVLFNKMTSSPAPRSPSRCWRPAPATAPDWPTSCSGFGPPSETPADPDPAPVPAAAQASLVTEGGGWRAAALRGAGSRAQHSVTGWWRNEPCGTLQ